In Fragaria vesca subsp. vesca unplaced genomic scaffold, FraVesHawaii_1.0 scf0512944, whole genome shotgun sequence, the following are encoded in one genomic region:
- the LOC101303000 gene encoding uncharacterized protein LOC101303000, producing the protein MDDRDTSGNASYSTLKTTMEDSWFAIVVLSGMYADSTRSLDKLAMICECMNTGQDRIFPVFYQVDPTDVKYQMGGFEEAFTKHENSGLYGSDKLNQWRDALRLVGTLPLSQWQYNKGFSLSVQGIVGSVLRRLPYLLKINTVNNHISFKPTRQATSGIVPTISRETAASLRSSVEPSSKARRWKYDVFFSFRRENRVYNLALSTKRRLQGRGFKTYIGLLRCKNLVLKNLPMLYGPSATTVDIKCPSLEHLIVVDCGHISFSITYYSLFHSSRSRFEFSTSASDYFGRTYPVQLNVLLFKWQSI; encoded by the exons ATGGATGATCGAGATACAAGTGGAAATGCTAGTTATTCCACTCTCAAAACTACAATGGAGGATTCATGGTTTGCAATCGTTGTTCTCTCGGGAATGTATGCTGATTCTACTCGGTCTTTGGACAAACTTGCAATGATCTGTGAGTGCATGAATACCGGCCAGGACAGAATATTTCCAGTTTTTTATCAAGTCGACCCTACTGATGTAAAATATCAGATGGGAGGTTTTGAAGAAGCTTTCACTAAGCATGAGAACTCTGGCCTATACGGATCAGATAAGCTGAATCAGTGGAGGGATGCTTTAAGATTAGTGGGCACTTTGCCTTTGTCTCAATGGCAATACAA CAAGGGATTTAGTCTCTCTGTCCAAGGCATTGTAGGATCTGTGTTGCGTCGATTACCATATCTTCTGAAAATCAACACGGTAAACAACCATATCAGTTTCAAGCCAACAAGGCAAGCCACTAGTGGTATTGTGCCTACAATCTCCCGAGAAACTGCTGCGTCTCTTCGTTCATCAGTTGAACCATCATCAAAAGCTCGTCGCTGGAAGTACGATGTGTTTTTCAGTTTCCGGAGAGAAAACAGGGTATACAATCTTGCTTTGTCTACAAAGCGTCGGCTGCAAGGACGTGGATTTAAAACATACATTGGTTTGCTTAGATGTAAGAACTTGGTTTTGAAGAATCTTCCTATGTTGTATGGTCCGAGTGCTACTACTGTTGATATTAAGTGTCCTTCATTGGAACACTTGATCGTGGTGGATTGCGGccatatttcattttcaatcacTTATTACTCTCTCTTCCACTCCAGCAGGAGCCGGTTTGAATTTTCAACCTCCGCTTCTGACTACTTTGGCAGGACGTACCCAGTCCAACTTAATGTTCTACTTTTTAAGTGGCAG AGCATCTAG